ACAACGGTGAATCTGTTTTTCATGCTTTCGGGCTATCTGATCACAAGCGGATTGCTGCATGAATGGAAGAAAAAGGGCAGGATCGACTTTCGCATCTTCTTTTTAAAACGTACGTTTCGCATTTTCCCTTCCTATTACATTCTCGTCTTCTTCATGATCTTCTTCGTCGGAGCGCAGATCAGAATCGTCGAAGGCCTTCCCGAGCCGACTGCCGATCAGCAGCGCATGCTTGCCGACATGCAGGCGTCATACGCCAACCGAATCTGGGATCTGCTCTACCTGTCGAACTTCGTTCAGGGTCGGCTTGTGGAACATGGCTGGACTTTGAGTATTGAAGAGCAGTATTACCTCGTCTTTCCGCTTCTTGCGTCTTTGCTTATATTCCGGCTTGAGCGGAAGCATCGCCTGTATTTTCTTCTCGCACTCTATTTCATTCCTCTCCTTTCTCGTCTCTACTATCTTTATGTTTCCGTCACTCCCGACAGCGCCTTCAAGGTCTACTATTACAGCCATACACGCTTCGATTCCATACTTGTGGGGGTTCTCATCGCCGTTTTCATTCACGACTGGCGAGATCTTTACAACCGCCTGATGGATCATCATGCCGGCAAGTTAGCCATCGCTTCGGTGCTGCTGTATGCCCTGCGCCACCTGTGGAATATCAACGAGGCCAACTACGAGAATGCGCTTGGCTACAACTTTGCCGACCTTTCTTATGGAGGCATGATTCTCGTCGGGATCCATGGAAAAACATGGCTGGCAAAAGCGCTGAGCATCAGACCGCTCATCCCCGTGGCAAAAGTCAGCTACAGTATGTATCTGTGGCATATGCTCTTAACGGGAGTGGCCTTCAGTAAGAACTACAGGATCGGGGAGCCCATCACGCCGTTTCTTTTATCGCTGATCACCGTCTCGGCCATCGTCTACAGCTTCCTGATGGCCTGGTTCATGTACGTCGTCGTCGAGGCTCCGTTTATGAAGCTTCGTGACCGAGTTCTGAGAAGATTTCGCGAGGCATGAGCGCATGACGGCGATCGGGCTCTCATGCCATGCCGCGCGAATCAAGCATTCATATCAAGTACGCTAAACCATCACCAGGGGATCGTCTGGTTCGGCCATTGCGTGAACGTGCCGGCCGGTTCATCGGGCCCGAGCAAGGCCACTCGCACGACTTCGCGAGCCCCGTCTTCTACGGTTTCAAAGCCCGTAAAACCGGTCAGCGCAGTCCTTGTAAAAGCCGGAGAAGCAAGCCTTACCTTGATCGGAGTATTCTCAAGCTCGACCATCATGGATAACGTGATTGCGTTCATGGCCGCTTTTGACGCAGAATAGCCCGGACCGAACATTCCGTGATAGGGAGAATCAGGATCCACATTCAAGTTCAGCGATCCCATCGCACTCGAAACATTGACGATGCTGCCAGCTTCTGACTTCCGAAGCAACGGAAGCATTTCCTGATACACGGCAAGAACACCGAATACGTTCGTCTCCCAGATCGCTTTTACCTCATCAAGAGATACCGTGCTCGGCAGAGCCAGCGGCGCATAATCAACCAGAGAAAGCCCGAGGTTCTCCCTTCTTGTGCTGAAAATCCCCGCATTCTGCACGAGGACGTCAAGCCGTCCGAACTGCGCGTCGATCTTGCAAGCGGCCTCGGCAATCGACGTGCGATCCGTTACATCGAGCTGAACGGCATGCGCAGATGATCCGATCTCTTTCGCGGCGGCTTCTCCGCGCGAATGATTCCGTGAGCCGACGAGCACCGTCAGCCCGTGATTGGCCAGCTCCCGGGCAACCTGAAATCCCACCCCCTGATTTGCTCCGGTGATCAGGGCAATACGTTTATCCATCTTTTCCTCCTGTGCTTTATGCACAGGATCGATTAAGTAGCTGTAATCCCATCGGGCCATAGACAAATGATAAGATCTTGTTCCGGAGCAGTATCCAGGGCCGGTCACAACATTGAATTGCCGTTCGCCAGCTCTTTGCCTAACATTATTGCATGCATGAGGCGTATGAGCAGATGCGAAAGAGCCTGCTACAGTGGGTGGAGATTCCCGACGACGCATGGTCTATGATGCGGCAGATCTTTCATGTAAAGAAGATTCCACGTCAGGGATTCCTCAAGCAACCCGGCGATACACGCACGGTCACGGTCTTTGTTTGCTCGGGCCTGCTGCGTTATTTTTCAGGGCAGAGCGATCAGATGCAGGTGAATAAGCTTTTTCTAACGGAGGGCATGTTCTTGAGTCCTGCTTCGGGTTGCTCTATCAGCTCGGGGTCGGACTGTGGAATCCAGGCGTTGGAGCCCACAGTAGCCCTTGTCGCCGATACAGACGCATATAACGCCCTATTCGAGCAGCATCCAATCTTTGATCGTCTTGGCCGCAAACTCAGCACCTACTGGCTGGAGCAGAATCGGACTCTCACCTTTCAGAAGCTCAATGCAACGGAGCGCTACAAGCAGCTCATCCGACAGAACTCCGATCTGGTGCAGCGAGTGCCGCAGGTCCATATCGCATCGTATCTCGGTATTACAGAGGTCTCGCTTTCCAGAATCCGTCGCCAGTTAGCACAACAGGCCCGTAACAGAAGGTGGGCTTGAAGGAGCGAGAGCCAGATCGACGGGAGGGGCAACGAAAACTACATGCGCGGTAGCGAATGCTACAGGAGCTATTCAACCGGAGCGGTCGCGAATGCCACAGTCGCCGGCGCGCGACATAAGAATATTATGTTCGCATTGGGATTGTCCCGGCTTTGTTGCGCAAAGATCATCTGAACCAATGGCCTCCCGGATTTCGATTCCAGAACGTTTATTACTTGATTCGCTTCTCTGTTTTTGGTTTAGCCGTCTTGATCATTTTGTTAAGCATAGAGGCCCGCAAAGCGACCTCTACCCGCTGGTTCTCAAGGTTACGAGCGCTCAGGCGGTCACCGAACGTTCGCTTGTAGCGATAGATTGCCATTTCTACAAGTGATCGTTTGAAATATCCGCTCTCTGTCTTCCAACCTCCTTTTCCGATTTCCCGAATTCTTTTCACGATTTCATCGCGTGGCCAGGTATTATCCATGGCATTCTCGTATTTTTCGCTTGATAGAATGGCTCCTTCCCTGCTTGGAATAATGG
This region of Leptonema illini DSM 21528 genomic DNA includes:
- a CDS encoding acyltransferase family protein, with the protein product MNFIKQAAAYIFSPFSAAENEIRALHGLRALSILGIIVYHAWHVASNTHLTWMPEIAGRFLPNLTTTVNLFFMLSGYLITSGLLHEWKKKGRIDFRIFFLKRTFRIFPSYYILVFFMIFFVGAQIRIVEGLPEPTADQQRMLADMQASYANRIWDLLYLSNFVQGRLVEHGWTLSIEEQYYLVFPLLASLLIFRLERKHRLYFLLALYFIPLLSRLYYLYVSVTPDSAFKVYYYSHTRFDSILVGVLIAVFIHDWRDLYNRLMDHHAGKLAIASVLLYALRHLWNINEANYENALGYNFADLSYGGMILVGIHGKTWLAKALSIRPLIPVAKVSYSMYLWHMLLTGVAFSKNYRIGEPITPFLLSLITVSAIVYSFLMAWFMYVVVEAPFMKLRDRVLRRFREA
- a CDS encoding SDR family NAD(P)-dependent oxidoreductase; this encodes MDKRIALITGANQGVGFQVARELANHGLTVLVGSRNHSRGEAAAKEIGSSAHAVQLDVTDRTSIAEAACKIDAQFGRLDVLVQNAGIFSTRRENLGLSLVDYAPLALPSTVSLDEVKAIWETNVFGVLAVYQEMLPLLRKSEAGSIVNVSSAMGSLNLNVDPDSPYHGMFGPGYSASKAAMNAITLSMMVELENTPIKVRLASPAFTRTALTGFTGFETVEDGAREVVRVALLGPDEPAGTFTQWPNQTIPW
- a CDS encoding Crp/Fnr family transcriptional regulator, with product MHEAYEQMRKSLLQWVEIPDDAWSMMRQIFHVKKIPRQGFLKQPGDTRTVTVFVCSGLLRYFSGQSDQMQVNKLFLTEGMFLSPASGCSISSGSDCGIQALEPTVALVADTDAYNALFEQHPIFDRLGRKLSTYWLEQNRTLTFQKLNATERYKQLIRQNSDLVQRVPQVHIASYLGITEVSLSRIRRQLAQQARNRRWA